One window from the genome of Hemitrygon akajei chromosome 4, sHemAka1.3, whole genome shotgun sequence encodes:
- the LOC140726700 gene encoding ankyrin repeat domain-containing protein 42-like isoform X1 has translation MPVDSGTALDARKRCFTSIHDAVKAGNVAELESMVKNGAGINEVDPIHKFTPLQWAALSDSLECLHWLLWHGADMTNVTPRGWTAAHIAAIRGHDACMQALIINGANLTVKDDRGCTPLHLAASHGHSFTLQMILRSGVDTNPADKNSWRGVHYAAFHGRLGCLQLLARWGADVNEVDQDGNLPAHLAAMEGHLHCFKFLICQGVSTTHVLTARNDQGETPNDLAKRFYKDNIVQYIAAVEHERDHSDDAENLAFPAHVSAFKGDLEALRQLVESGVININERDDKGSTPMHKAAGQGHLGCLQWLIEMGGDHHIKNDAGETPLDVAKRFSQLAAVKLLGGGIDDVSDEELNKDNPSFFDQHGSERSTDNQDSINHCPSQRREARMRAYKKIEKFEQLLQIAKSNYKQLGGMLEEDQLQQKEKKEAERLLQELRAQLEYERLRREKLEYQLDDCHTEICHLNRCLEKMKIASSSVEENFEEPFKGRKALKNKQMLSSGGVFVRCIPDRSGLNHRQQHPSKHSPSTQLSSIGSRLSSTPD, from the exons ATGCCAGGAAGAGGTGCTTCACCAGTATTCATGATGCAGTTAAAGCTGGCAACGTGGCAGAACTTGAGTCGATGGTGAAAAATGGAGCCGGCATAAATGAAGTGGATCCCATTCACAAATTTACTCCATTGCAATGGGCAGCACTCTCTGATAGTTTAGAG TGCCTGCATTGGTTGCTGTGGCATGGTGCGGATATGACAAATGTAACTCCCAGGGGCTGGACCGCAGCCCACATTGCAGCCATTAGGGGCCATGATGCCTGTATGCAG GCCTTGATAATAAATGGTGCAAACTTAACAGTGAAGGATGATAGAGGCTGTACGCCACTGCACCTGGCTGCTTCACATGGACACTCATTCACTCTTCAGATGATTCTTCGCAGCGGTGTG GATACTAATCCGGCCGATAAAAACAGTTGGAGAGGAGTCCACTACGCTGCCTTCCATGGAAGGCTGGGCTGCTTGCAGCTTCTGGCCAGGTGGGGAGCAGATGTGAATGAAGTGGATCAGGATGGGAACTTACCAG CTCATCTTGCAGCGATGGAGGGGCATCTGCACTGCTTTAAGTTTCTGATCTGTCAAGGAGTTAGCACGACACATGTGTTGACAGCGAGGAATGACCAAGGTGAAACCCCCAACGACCTTGCAAAGAGGTTCTACAAGGACAACATAGTACAGTACATCGCAGCTGTGGAACACGAGCGGGATCACTCGGACGATGCAGAAA ATCTTGCATTTCCAGCTCATGTGAGTGCTTTCAAAGGAGATCTCGAGGCTCTGCGACAGCTAGTGGAATCCGGAGTTATTAACATCAATGAGCGAGATGATAAAGGCTCCACCCCCATGCATAAAG CTGCTGGGCAAGGTCACCTTGGCTGCCTGCAATGGCTTATAGAAATGGGAGGAGACCACCATattaaaaatgatgctggagagacacCGCTGGATGTGGCTAAGAG ATTTTCCCAACTGGCTGCTGTTAAACTCTTGGGAGGAGGCATAGACGATGTCTCAGATGAAGAGCTGAATAAAGACAATCCCAGTTTCTTTGACCAACATGGTAGTGAGAGGAGTACGGATAATCAAGACAGCATTAACCACTGTCCTTCTCAGAGAAGGGAAGCTCGAA TGAGGGCATACAAGAAGATTGAGAAATTTGAGCAGTTATTGCAAATCGCCAAAAGTAACTACAAGCAACTTGGAGGTATGCTGGAAGAGGATCAGCTCCaacaaaaggaaaagaaagaagcTGAAAG GCTACTGCAGGAACTGCGGGCACAACTGGAGTATGAACGTCTACGACGCGAGAAGTTGGAGTATCAACTTGACGACTGCCACACTGAAATCTGTCATTTGAATCGATGTTTGGAGAAGATGAAGATTGCCAGCAGTTCTGTG GAAGAAAATTTTGAAGAACCATTTAAAGGGAGAAAAGCATTAAAGAATAAACAGATGCTGAGCAGTGGAGGCGTGTTTGTGCGATGCATTCCTGATAGGAGCGGCTTAAACCACAGACAGCAACACCCCAGCAAGCACTCCCCTTCCACCCAATTATCTTCCATAGGCTCGAGGTTATCGTCAACTCCAGATTAA
- the LOC140726700 gene encoding ankyrin repeat domain-containing protein 42-like isoform X2, translated as MPVDSGTALDARKRCFTSIHDAVKAGNVAELESMVKNGAGINEVDPIHKFTPLQWAALSDSLECLHWLLWHGADMTNVTPRGWTAAHIAAIRGHDACMQALIINGANLTVKDDRGCTPLHLAASHGHSFTLQMILRSGVDTNPADKNSWRGVHYAAFHGRLGCLQLLARWGADVNEVDQDGNLPAHLAAMEGHLHCFKFLICQGVSTTHVLTARNDQGETPNDLAKRFYKDNIVQYIAAVEHERDHSDDAENLAFPAHVSAFKGDLEALRQLVESGVININERDDKGSTPMHKAAGQGHLGCLQWLIEMGGDHHIKNDAGETPLDVAKSEGIQED; from the exons ATGCCAGGAAGAGGTGCTTCACCAGTATTCATGATGCAGTTAAAGCTGGCAACGTGGCAGAACTTGAGTCGATGGTGAAAAATGGAGCCGGCATAAATGAAGTGGATCCCATTCACAAATTTACTCCATTGCAATGGGCAGCACTCTCTGATAGTTTAGAG TGCCTGCATTGGTTGCTGTGGCATGGTGCGGATATGACAAATGTAACTCCCAGGGGCTGGACCGCAGCCCACATTGCAGCCATTAGGGGCCATGATGCCTGTATGCAG GCCTTGATAATAAATGGTGCAAACTTAACAGTGAAGGATGATAGAGGCTGTACGCCACTGCACCTGGCTGCTTCACATGGACACTCATTCACTCTTCAGATGATTCTTCGCAGCGGTGTG GATACTAATCCGGCCGATAAAAACAGTTGGAGAGGAGTCCACTACGCTGCCTTCCATGGAAGGCTGGGCTGCTTGCAGCTTCTGGCCAGGTGGGGAGCAGATGTGAATGAAGTGGATCAGGATGGGAACTTACCAG CTCATCTTGCAGCGATGGAGGGGCATCTGCACTGCTTTAAGTTTCTGATCTGTCAAGGAGTTAGCACGACACATGTGTTGACAGCGAGGAATGACCAAGGTGAAACCCCCAACGACCTTGCAAAGAGGTTCTACAAGGACAACATAGTACAGTACATCGCAGCTGTGGAACACGAGCGGGATCACTCGGACGATGCAGAAA ATCTTGCATTTCCAGCTCATGTGAGTGCTTTCAAAGGAGATCTCGAGGCTCTGCGACAGCTAGTGGAATCCGGAGTTATTAACATCAATGAGCGAGATGATAAAGGCTCCACCCCCATGCATAAAG CTGCTGGGCAAGGTCACCTTGGCTGCCTGCAATGGCTTATAGAAATGGGAGGAGACCACCATattaaaaatgatgctggagagacacCGCTGGATGTGGCTAAGAG TGAGGGCATACAAGAAGATTGA